From a single Collibacillus ludicampi genomic region:
- the spoIIR gene encoding stage II sporulation protein R translates to MMRVKIMFGLALTMLVTMAGSGWQTTFGGLTALAEQEEVIGSSVSEIPDHAIRFRVIANSDSPEDQLLKREVRDRVIEEVGKKLYRVQTEEEARQILKRDISEIDRIAKEVLREKGSSYPVKTEYGIVPFPTKIYGDKVYPAGNYEALRIVIGKGDGQNWWCVLFPSLCFVDIANGDAVQVKPKDMDASVKPLGTIEVSYGNPSHKQKVQVRSAILDEIIRMFTRISSFFHKLFHS, encoded by the coding sequence ATGATGCGGGTCAAAATCATGTTCGGACTTGCTTTAACAATGCTGGTCACGATGGCGGGTAGCGGATGGCAGACGACATTTGGCGGTCTTACCGCTTTGGCAGAACAGGAAGAAGTCATTGGATCATCCGTTTCTGAAATTCCCGATCATGCCATTCGCTTTCGCGTCATTGCCAACTCGGATTCACCGGAAGATCAGCTGCTGAAGCGAGAGGTTCGCGACCGTGTCATTGAAGAAGTAGGGAAAAAACTGTACCGCGTACAAACGGAAGAAGAAGCGAGGCAGATTCTGAAACGAGATATATCGGAGATCGACCGAATCGCAAAAGAAGTGCTGCGGGAGAAAGGTTCTTCCTATCCGGTGAAAACCGAGTATGGGATCGTCCCTTTTCCGACAAAGATCTATGGGGATAAAGTATATCCGGCAGGCAATTATGAAGCGCTGCGCATTGTTATCGGCAAAGGAGACGGACAGAACTGGTGGTGCGTTTTATTTCCTTCCTTATGTTTCGTGGACATCGCGAATGGAGATGCCGTACAGGTCAAACCGAAAGATATGGACGCTTCCGTCAAACCTCTCGGTACGATCGAAGTCTCTTACGGTAATCCCTCCCATAAACAGAAAGTCCAAGTTCGTTCCGCCATTCTCGATGAGATCATCCGTATGTTTACAAGGATCAGCAGTTTCTTTCACAAACTGTTTCACTCATAG
- the prmC gene encoding peptide chain release factor N(5)-glutamine methyltransferase has product MTKETIRDVILRASRFLEDKGIRHPRLNAEVLLQHVLGWEKYQLLAEMHMEFPEESRETYERLIKRRGSHEPLQYIVGHQEFFGRDFIVRKGVLIPRPETEILVEEVCKRKEMFTGHPVIVDVGTGSGAIAVTLALEWPEAKVLAIDLSKDALLVAQENAARLRASVSFLQGNLLEPILRKGQRVDVLVSNPPYIPSEDVQHLDEEVRCYEPLLALDGGEDGLSPYRMMVTQLPLVMREEGPALVAFEVGIHQAEAVARLIEQGWPPAKTTIIPDWQGIGRVVIGWRESINWFC; this is encoded by the coding sequence ATGACTAAGGAAACGATACGGGATGTCATCTTAAGGGCATCCCGTTTTTTAGAGGACAAAGGGATTCGCCACCCGCGCTTAAATGCGGAAGTTCTCTTGCAACACGTATTGGGGTGGGAGAAATATCAACTGCTTGCGGAAATGCACATGGAGTTTCCCGAAGAAAGCCGCGAGACTTACGAACGGTTGATCAAGCGGCGCGGGTCGCATGAACCGTTGCAATATATCGTGGGGCATCAGGAGTTTTTTGGGCGCGATTTCATCGTGCGTAAAGGGGTTCTCATCCCCCGGCCGGAAACGGAGATCTTGGTTGAAGAAGTCTGTAAACGGAAAGAGATGTTTACCGGTCATCCGGTGATCGTGGATGTCGGTACCGGCTCAGGCGCGATTGCCGTTACGCTGGCACTGGAGTGGCCCGAAGCGAAAGTGTTGGCGATCGATCTGTCAAAGGATGCTCTTCTCGTCGCCCAGGAAAACGCAGCGCGTCTCAGAGCTTCCGTATCTTTCCTTCAGGGGAATCTGCTTGAACCGATCTTGCGGAAAGGCCAGCGAGTCGATGTACTCGTTTCGAATCCTCCTTATATCCCGAGTGAAGATGTGCAACACCTCGACGAAGAAGTCCGTTGCTATGAACCGCTATTGGCGCTTGACGGCGGAGAAGACGGATTGAGTCCCTATCGCATGATGGTCACGCAGTTGCCTCTTGTAATGCGGGAAGAAGGTCCTGCCCTCGTAGCGTTTGAGGTCGGCATCCATCAGGCGGAAGCAGTCGCCCGCTTGATCGAACAAGGATGGCCGCCGGCGAAAACGACAATCATACCCGATTGGCAAGGGATCGGTCGTGTCGTGATCGGCTGGCGTGAATCTATCAATTGGTTTTGCTAG
- the prfA gene encoding peptide chain release factor 1 — translation MIDRLQAIEDRYNQLSDLLCDPEVINNPEKLRTYAKEQADIEETVQVFREYKKVVKGIADAKSMFQEKLDDEMRELVKMELDELTEREADLKEKLTVLLLPKDPNDDKNVIVEIRGAVGGEEAALFAGDLFRMYTRYAERNGWKIDVIDAAETDLGGYKEIIFMVNGKGAYSKLKFESGGHRVQRVPATESGGRIHTSMATVAVLPEVEEVEVEIHEKDLRIDTFCSTGPGGQSVNTTQSAIRITHLPTGIVVSCQDEKSQLKNKEKALKVLRARLYEKQQQEQQAELAAARKSQVGSGDRSERIRTYNFPQSRVTDHRVGLTLHRLDAVLQGDLDEIINTLIAAERSEQLKAAGND, via the coding sequence ATGATCGATCGTCTGCAAGCGATCGAAGACCGATATAACCAACTATCCGATCTTCTCTGTGACCCTGAGGTCATCAACAATCCCGAGAAGTTGCGCACGTATGCCAAAGAGCAAGCCGATATCGAGGAAACCGTGCAAGTCTTTCGCGAATACAAAAAAGTTGTGAAAGGGATTGCGGACGCGAAATCTATGTTTCAGGAAAAACTCGACGACGAAATGCGCGAACTCGTCAAGATGGAGCTTGACGAACTGACGGAACGGGAAGCCGATTTAAAGGAAAAACTGACCGTTCTCTTATTGCCGAAAGATCCGAATGATGACAAGAACGTCATCGTCGAGATCCGCGGTGCCGTAGGAGGGGAAGAAGCGGCATTGTTCGCAGGTGATTTGTTCCGCATGTATACGCGTTATGCAGAACGAAACGGTTGGAAAATCGATGTGATCGACGCGGCGGAAACAGACCTCGGCGGTTATAAAGAGATCATCTTCATGGTCAATGGCAAAGGGGCTTATTCCAAGCTGAAATTCGAATCGGGCGGTCATCGTGTACAGCGGGTTCCGGCAACCGAATCGGGAGGACGCATTCATACATCGATGGCGACTGTTGCCGTATTGCCGGAAGTCGAAGAGGTGGAAGTGGAGATTCACGAGAAAGATTTGCGGATCGATACGTTTTGCTCGACGGGTCCCGGCGGGCAGTCTGTGAATACCACGCAGTCGGCGATCCGTATCACCCACCTTCCCACCGGGATTGTTGTCTCCTGCCAAGACGAGAAATCCCAATTGAAGAATAAAGAAAAGGCGTTGAAAGTGTTACGTGCACGCCTTTATGAAAAGCAACAACAGGAGCAACAAGCCGAATTGGCTGCCGCGCGCAAGAGTCAAGTGGGTTCAGGTGACCGCTCCGAACGCATTCGTACGTACAATTTCCCGCAAAGCCGTGTCACCGATCATCGGGTCGGACTGACATTGCACAGATTGGACGCGGTTCTGCAAGGCGATCTCGATGAGATTATTAACACGTTGATCGCGGCAGAGCGCAGTGAACAGTTGAAGGCGGCGGGCAATGACTAA